A part of Paraliobacillus zengyii genomic DNA contains:
- a CDS encoding GNAT family N-acetyltransferase, with protein MEIYQATSEDLEGVANLFNDYRVFYQQKSDIEGAKSYIKKRLETKDSVIFIVKAKQKYLGFTQLYPTFSSISMARAWILNDLFVDGEARKQGIGEMLLQRAKEFVSETGAKSISLSTAPDNYSAQRLYEKNGYIRDTEFYHYELILTK; from the coding sequence ATGGAGATCTATCAAGCCACGAGTGAAGATTTAGAAGGAGTAGCAAATTTATTTAATGATTATCGTGTATTTTATCAACAAAAATCAGATATAGAAGGTGCTAAGTCTTACATTAAAAAACGTTTAGAAACCAAGGATTCTGTTATATTTATTGTGAAAGCTAAACAAAAATATCTAGGATTCACACAACTATATCCGACATTTTCTTCCATATCTATGGCTAGAGCGTGGATTTTAAATGATTTGTTTGTAGATGGAGAAGCAAGAAAGCAAGGTATAGGAGAAATGCTTTTGCAAAGGGCGAAAGAGTTTGTCAGTGAAACAGGTGCTAAAAGTATAAGCCTGAGTACAGCGCCAGATAATTATTCGGCTCAAAGGTTATATGAAAAAAATGGTTACATACGTGATACGGAATTTTATCATTATGAATTAATTTTGACTAAGTAA